GGGACCGGTCTTTGTTTGCCTTTAACTCCTCAGCCCAGTCTGTCACTCGTTCAGCCAGCTCCTGCTGCAACTTAGTCAGTGTCTCCTGGCGGCGTTGGGTTAAGGAGAGAGTCTCGTAGGAGATCAATTGATCAAGTTCGTCAATCTTGGGTAACAGTTCAATCTGGATAGAAGAACGAACGGATCGATCCAAATAATTGATGATCTGCTGACGCGCTTTACGCGGTTTATAATCACTTGCCACGTTGACTAGGCCAGCCATTCGACTATCCAGCTCAGCAAGGCCGCTAGCCTGCCAGTCGTGCTTGGAATCCTGTGACTCTTTGTAGGCATGCACAGAAACCGACAAGGGGTGCCGAACCTCAGTTTGACTACCGAGCTTTTCCATGGATCGGCGATAAACATCCTCTTCCTGCTCTTTGCGATTTTCGGGACTCTTATTTATCAGTATGCTGAACAGGTTACCTTCATCATCACAGTCTTCTTCTCTGACATCGCTCCGAGTAATGACCGGCAAAAGTGGCTTGCCACTTTCCATCTCAATTTTCAGGTCATCCAGTTCCTGTACCTGCCCTGGTGATGTAGAGGGAGTTAGCCAAAGAACTGCATCGGCGCTGTCGGTAAAACGACGAGTGAGTTCTCCATTTTCATCTGTCACAGAATGCAGCCCAGGCGAATCCAACAATACCAATTTGCCATCCAGCTCGACACCTTGAATTCTTGCTGTGGTCTCAGTAATACCTTCCAGGAAGGGTTCCTGGGTATAGCAGAGTTCACCCTCCTCCAGGTAAAAGAACTTTACCTTGTCTGCAGTAAACAAAGACGCCACATAATTGCAGAGAGAACTCTTGCCGGCATTGACCTTGCCAAATACCAGCAAGATAGCCTTGTCGTAGAAATGTTGTGATAGTTCACGAGTGGTTTTGCCAGCATCCCAATCCTCCGCCCACTTGCTAATAACGCCAGCTAGCTGACGCTCAACTGCCTTGGCAGCTTCCATAAGCGGATTGCTTTCCTGCAGCTCACTCCGCACGGGAGAAATTCTTGTAACCTTTTTAATGAAATGGTCTCGGATTTCCATTAAAGCTTCTTCGCCAGCATTAATCTGCTCAAAAGATTGGGCGAAATTTTCAACCTCCTGGATCAGGCGGCTATTTGAACTCGTCATTCAGCGTCTCCAATTGCGACATAGCGCCCTCAAGATTTTGCAGTTCCTTTTGCAGGCTAGTAACCGATTGCTGCTGCTCCTTAAACCTCACCGTTGACTGCAGTAAGATAGTGTCACCCTGCATCGCTGCATTTGCCTGAGCTAAGGAGGAAACACTGAGTAGTGTCGCTAACTCGTTACGTAATGGTTCCTCGTCGGGTACCCCGTATTTTTTGGCTAGGTTTTTGGTTACGCGATCGGCATAAGACTGCAACTCCTCCTTTCTGGCCAAGGTTTCCTTACGCTTGTGCTCTTTCTTTAATTTACGTTCTTCGTCACGTATGGCGCCGTCCGAACTTCCTGAAGAGCTATCATCTGCCACCGCTGCGGTTATCGCGGCGGCAGCT
This Vreelandella neptunia DNA region includes the following protein-coding sequences:
- a CDS encoding GTPase translates to MTSSNSRLIQEVENFAQSFEQINAGEEALMEIRDHFIKKVTRISPVRSELQESNPLMEAAKAVERQLAGVISKWAEDWDAGKTTRELSQHFYDKAILLVFGKVNAGKSSLCNYVASLFTADKVKFFYLEEGELCYTQEPFLEGITETTARIQGVELDGKLVLLDSPGLHSVTDENGELTRRFTDSADAVLWLTPSTSPGQVQELDDLKIEMESGKPLLPVITRSDVREEDCDDEGNLFSILINKSPENRKEQEEDVYRRSMEKLGSQTEVRHPLSVSVHAYKESQDSKHDWQASGLAELDSRMAGLVNVASDYKPRKARQQIINYLDRSVRSSIQIELLPKIDELDQLISYETLSLTQRRQETLTKLQQELAERVTDWAEELKANKDRSQLASRINTLVTERLFAVMRHSVESFVGNVNTILVEIDVEDIGDFTDVEIEYSKETGRAMQAAASAGGAIAGAAAGSFLGPVGTIVGGIVGSLAGGAGGEYLVETEIVKEQVGVDATKAVEDTLEKLNQKLPSIIDRAFEPWTQTLTEMKTSSGRIRNEVKAFDNKLSKAKGEIDNEHKCH